From the Trifolium pratense cultivar HEN17-A07 linkage group LG4, ARS_RC_1.1, whole genome shotgun sequence genome, the window GAGAAGCTCTTGATTATAAACTGTCCTACTAGAAAAATCGGAATTAGACGAGAATATTCCGTCTATATGTGGCATAAATTCCACCGCCACGCAATAGAGACGGATTCAGAGACGGAACAAAATCTGTCTCTGATATTGGCGTCGCTAAACAAACAGCAACGGATTTTATAAACTGTCACCTTTATCAGTTGCCTTTGGCACCTTGGTTAAAATAGCCGTTAGAAGATCAAAGTACAGAGGAAACTGTGCAACAGCATAGAATGTCACAGGCAAACAAGTGGCTGCATAAATCGGAAACAAAATCGACTTAAAATTATGGCTTAGCAGAAAAAAATGTCCGGTGCAGAACGAAACAAACATAGAAGCAATGGCCACAAAAAGAGAACTCAACCCAAGAAGAAGTTTGAATGGCAAATCACGACGAAAATCTTTGGCTTGTTTCCGCGAAGTGAGAATAGAAAGGAACATGATGAGTCCGGTTACAGAGAAACAAAGACCAATGAGTGAAGAAATTGCGAAGACATCAAATGCAGGTTTGCCTTCTAGTATTGGTCTGCCTTCATCGGTTGTTCCACCGGGTACAGCACTTGCTGTCGCAAAGGAGACACCAGCGACAAGAGCAGCTACGACAGAGCAGGATTCGGATGTGTCTTTTAGCCATTCACTGCTTTCTTTTATAAGATCTGCATgtgatttcttgaagatttcTCGCGATGTTTTGCCATTGTTGTTGCTTCTAAAGTAGAAGTGTTGTGGTACAAGGCTTCTGATATACTGCTCCAAGgtaaaaacgaaaaaaaatgaatcaacTTATACAAACATTTTTACTTCgaagatataaaaaaattattataaatttttgctTCATAGTCATGTACTCTATTGTAAACTAATTTTCAAGTCCTATCTCATGATATTTTTAACACTTCCTCATACACATGATTAGTATGCGGAGTGTGACCCGAGTGACCAGATAACATGTGGTTGATGAATCTTagataaaatatgatataatcttaAAATTTTAGTTAGATTCAACTCAAATCCTAATATCATACATGACTTTCTAGTTACCAAAAAAATGCTTATAAGCTTATATGGAAATTTAAGATAAAGAAACTAATTTCAAAACAAATACTAGAAATATTTGATCGACTAGTGAGTTACCACTTCggagtttttttgttttatttgggGGTCTGATGACAAAGTGATAAACATTAGTGAAACTCAGACACAATTGTGAGGTCCTGGATGAAGGTGTTCAGCCTAATAATATCGACATTGTCAGATGAGTCCGGACTTATAGTTATGGACACTTCGGAGTTAGTTATTACTCTATTAAGAGCTAGTTAGAGTTCATTAGTAGGTAGTTAGTTATTGGTAAGTAGTTAGTTTGTTGATTTTGTACAAACTCTATATATAAAGCATCTCATTTACTTATTAATCATTTTTATGAGATTGAATATTTATCTCTTTGATCATGTGATTTGTAACAAGAACTAAGAAATATATGTTGTTAAAGAATATGAGATtatacataatttttaattattgtacCTGAAACCATTTTATATCCCACATCATTTGCAAGGCAGCACCAGCAATCTGCCAAGGTTTATCACCACCAAGTGCCTCTGCTGCCAAATGCAACACTGTATTCTCTTCCACATCCACTGCAAGAATCAAATTATTCCAAAGTTCTGGTTTTGAGTGCTTAATACTTCTCAATGTCTCAACAATAAGGGGTTGCCTATACTTCACTGCAACATGCAATACATTTTCTTTTCTTGAGTTTGTGTTATGGATAGCACTTGgtatttttattagtatttcGTTCACCATTTCGACTATGCCATTTTTCGCTGCAACCAAAAACGGTGTCATCTTTTTGTTAATTTCCTTTTCATATTTCGCTTCCTTCTTTGTTTCATTTGGAGTTGATGCCTCTTCCTTTATAACATCCGACTCCGATTCTTgctcttgttcttgttcttgttcttgttcttgttcttgttcgTCTTCAAACCTGCTGGGTCCACCTGCCATTCTCAAGTCAAAGTATGGACAGTAAAAATATCGTTTTTTGATTTAAGATGAGACGGCTGAAATTAACAATAATGACACGCAATAACTGCGTGTAATTCAAATTTCATAATAGTACTTTACGTACCTTGTTTCCATAAGGGAAAAACGTTAAACATGTCAGTGTCAATTTCCCTATCAGTTGGTCGACCACCGCTTCCGGTGAATGCTGCATAAGGTCTTTTCATTAATGCCTTCAACAGCTGACTACTCCATAAGTGCTTTTTCCTTGCAACCTTTACATCCTTTAActcttataaaaagaacattcaaacatgtgACCAATTAATTATAGaaatagaattttttattagtatacaTTTTTGTTGTAAAACGTTTAAGAAACGGAGAGGATCTTTACTCTATAAATACTACTAgagatatttaaaaaattaatttaacaaaatgacattatattataatttgatTGAAGAAGACATACCCACTCCTGAAAGGCCTAGAGTATGTACATATGCAGACTTGACAAATTGATGAAATGTTTCATAATTTGGTGGGAAAAATCCAACCCAATGTTTCTCTGATCTAATCGGACGATGATTATCGTTTGACGGGTCTTCTGTGTcgtgttgtttcttttttgaaacCTGTTTTCCTGACAAAATTCAcacaaattaaaatgtttttacaatcaaataaatatattttaaccaTTAATCAGTAATGTACTCCCGCTTCCATTGAAATGGTAAGTTAGTAAGTTATAAATTACCTatgatccaaaaaaaaattacaaatataatacaTTCACATTCATGCACGTTTGGATTTTCTGCCGCGAATGTGACATATTGCTAGAGTCGTTGACTCGACGACTCTGCAGTATGTTGTCTAGTGGGAACGGATTATACCCAATTACTGCGTTAACACAGTGTTAACGCAGTAATTGTTGTTGACCGTTCAATAAGAAATGAAcaattaagataaaaaaatgtgtGAAACTGTATTGAATAAACTATAGACGTTTGATAATTTGGCTACTGTGTGAAACTGCATGTGGCAGTTACAGCAGACGAGCTAGGTCCTTGTAAGGTGCACGTAGCTGTGGAGTATTCAAATCTCATGTGTAATAAGGTAACAAAAGGTTATAAAAGCTTGTGAGATAAGCTAATTCCTTCTTTTTACATGCTCAAGTTAAGTTATTATCCCTTTTGGGGGACCAATATCTATGATGGTGTATCCATGAAAGACacattaaattttgtttcattAAATTAAGTATCAATAAAgaataaagcaaaaaaaataaagaagaattaAGAAAGTACTGATGGAATGAGAATCTATATCACATaccaaataaaaatgcaaataaccatatagaaacaaaatcatataaagtGGTATAGTTTTCTGGAAACTTCATCTTATCACAATCTGGATTAGCCTCCATCTTTCTCAAATTTGACTTCATTGTTCTTTCAGCATCCAGTGGTTCCACAAGTATGCCTAATTGGAAACAAATACAGTTAAAGACTCAACACGCGTACTCCAGGTAAAATCTGGTCGGGAAATGGATTAAGTGCGGTCAAGTTTGGTGTAGTCAAATCtttgacacatttttttatctatattttatataaaatctGAGTTAAATCTAGACCGCCTGATCTTAACCAGAAGGTCACATATTATTGACTACATGCATGACTGCATGCTCCTCCGAATGCACATAATCCAGATCCATCTGGTCGTAGTTGATATATCTGgtgaccagatacatcaattttttttgactcaaatgTCAAACATAGGATGTATTATTACTTACAGTGATATAGGATTCTTTTATACCATGAAAGATTGCTAGCACTTTTGAAGGCTGAAGGTCTAGTTGCAAGGACTTTGAGAGGAGTAGATTCCTCTTTGTTCAAATGTGTGCTTAGAAAATCATAGTGATGCACTATTATCACAGCCAAatctgtttgataaaaaaaataacaaaacttattaattttttcgtATGTAAtgtataaataacattaaaacgaCAATTAAAAAGGAACAGAAAAAACATAACTTACCGAAATATTCTCCACGGATTGCAGTGTGAAGAATACTATCACCATCTTCTCGTACAAGATCTTGCAAAGTGACTCTCTCTTTAGAAATATGAGCAAGATAAGCAAAAGTTTGTTTTCTCCAATTAATAGCAGCTTGAAAAAGAGGCGTCTCACCGTGTTCATTTTTACGACTCAACAAATATATTCTCTCATTATTTCTCCCAATAATAAACTTACATATTCTAGCAAAACCTCTTGATGCTGCAAAATGCAATGGCGTGTCACCGCGTTCGTTCTGCATTTCCAATGCTTCAACTCTTTCATCAATATTTTCTTGTCGACTATTATGAATTAAAATTGCATTCACAAGCTCTTTAACAACATTTTCTTCATCTAAATCTATTGCTACATGTAATGCAGTGCCAGTTGAATCAGAGATTATTGCTCTGTGAGCTTGTTCTGGATATTCATAGTATAACATTATAACATTTTCCCATTTACCTTCCCATGTGTATTCACCTAGAAAATCATTTACTTCCTCAGGTGAAATGTTGAGTAATATGTTGTCTCTATCACCAGACATCATAGTTGATGTCATAGTGGCAAAAATGAAGGTGTTTTTGAAATGGAGTAATTGATGTAGTTATGTTTCAATGttactatatagtatatatagcTAGATTAATTTTGTTCTTGGTCCTATGTATCATTATTTATGAATTGCATGCTGCTATTTTTATACCAAAGAATCTAATGcttcaataaaaaatgatatcaTGTGAATCATGTGATGTAACTTTATCCATATGACAAGGG encodes:
- the LOC123919588 gene encoding uncharacterized protein LOC123919588 isoform X1 encodes the protein MTSTMMSGDRDNILLNISPEEVNDFLGEYTWEGKWENVIMLYYEYPEQAHRAIISDSTGTALHVAIDLDEENVVKELVNAILIHNSRQENIDERVEALEMQNERGDTPLHFAASRGFARICKFIIGRNNERIYLLSRKNEHGETPLFQAAINWRKQTFAYLAHISKERVTLQDLVREDGDSILHTAIRGEYFDLAVIIVHHYDFLSTHLNKEESTPLKVLATRPSAFKSASNLSWYKRILYHCILVEPLDAERTMKSNLRKMEANPDCDKMKFPENYTTLYDFVSIWLFAFLFGKQVSKKKQHDTEDPSNDNHRPIRSEKHWVGFFPPNYETFHQFVKSAYVHTLGLSGVELKDVKVARKKHLWSSQLLKALMKRPYAAFTGSGGRPTDREIDTDMFNVFPLWKQGGPSRFEDEQEQEQEQEQEQEQESESDVIKEEASTPNETKKEAKYEKEINKKMTPFLVAAKNGIVEMVNEILIKIPSAIHNTNSRKENVLHVAVKYRQPLIVETLRSIKHSKPELWNNLILAVDVEENTVLHLAAEALGGDKPWQIAGAALQMMWDIKWFQYIRSLVPQHFYFRSNNNGKTSREIFKKSHADLIKESSEWLKDTSESCSVVAALVAGVSFATASAVPGGTTDEGRPILEGKPAFDVFAISSLIGLCFSVTGLIMFLSILTSRKQAKDFRRDLPFKLLLGLSSLFVAIASMFVSFCTGHFFLLSHNFKSILFPIYAATCLPVTFYAVAQFPLYFDLLTAILTKVPKATDKGDSL
- the LOC123919588 gene encoding uncharacterized protein LOC123919588 isoform X2 — encoded protein: MTSTMMSGDRDNILLNISPEEVNDFLGEYTWEGKWENVIMLYYEYPEQAHRAIISDSTGTALHVAIDLDEENVVKELVNAILIHNSRQENIDERVEALEMQNERGDTPLHFAASRGFARICKFIIGRNNERIYLLSRKNEHGETPLFQAAINWRKQTFAYLAHISKERVTLQDLVREDGDSILHTAIRGEYFDLAVIIVHHYDFLSTHLNKEESTPLKVLATRPSAFKSASNLSWYKRILYHCILVEPLDAERTMKSNLRKMEANPDCDKMKFPENYTTLYDFVSIWLFAFLFGKQVSKKKQHDTEDPSNDNHRPIRSEKHWVGFFPPNYETFHQFVKSAYVHTLGLSGVELKDVKVARKKHLWSSQLLKALMKRPYAAFTGSGGRPTDREIDTDMFNVFPLWKQGGPSRFEDEQEQEQEQEQEQEQESESDVIKEEASTPNETKKEAKYEKEINKKMTPFLVAAKNGIVEMVNEILIKIPSAIHNTNSRKENVLHVAVKYRQPLIVETLRSIKHSKPELWNNLILAVDVEENTVLHLAAEALGGDKPWQIAGAALQMMWDIKWFQYIRSLVPQHFYFRSNNNGKTSREIFKKSHADLIKESSEWLKDTSESCSVVAALVAGVSFATASAVPGGTTDEGRPILEGKPAFDVFAISSLIGLCFSVTGLIMFLSILTSRKQAKDFRRDLPFKLLLGHLFACDILCCCTVSSVL